Genomic segment of uncultured Desulfobacter sp.:
TACATACGCAATCCATCAGACACCCCGTTAAGGATATTGGCAATACACAATTTCTTGAAAGAGTTCTGGTTCATACGCCAACCATTTAAATTCAACAGACTGTAATTAATGAAAGGGGGTAATCATTGATCCCATGTTCCATGCGGTTTGGCAAGTTTTTTTTACATGCCGGGTGTTGTAAAAACAGGGCAGGACTGATAATTAAGTAAAAACTGTAAAGGAGGCAACAAATAATGATAAAACCAGTTTCGCGAATTTGCGCGGTTATTCTAATTATTGTCGGGACTACAGCGTTATCTCATGCCCAAACCGCTTATGTCTCTGATATGCTCATTCTCACATTCAGGGAGGGGCCGGGCCCCAACTACCCTGTGCTCTCCGCCTTAAAAAGCGATACCCCGTTAACCGTCATTGGAGAGAAAAACGGTTACCTTAAGGTGGCTCTGTCATCCGGTGAACAAGGATGGGTGGACAAAAGCTATGTTGTAACAGACCCCCCTAAGTCAATGATCATTGATCAGTTAAAAAAAGAGAATGCCGCCCTTGAGGAAAAAATACAGGTATTATCCGAAAAGTCAGACCAGGTTCTCATGGAACAGCTTAAAAACGAGAACCAGTCACTGATCCAAACCGTTGAAACCCTAAAATCGAGATACACGGCGCTCAAGACAGCCTCTGCAAACATAACCGATGTGTTAGAGGAAAATAAACAGCTTAAAAACCAAAACACATCCTTGTCCGTCACGCTTGACCAACAAAAGGGAAAAAATGAATTTTTGTATAAGACCGGAATGATTAAGTGGTTTCTGGCCGGCGTAGGCGTGCTTCTTCTTGGCTGGCTCATTGGGCTGAGCATATCTTCCCGGCAGGGTGGATCACGCTCGTTGCTGGACTGAGTCCGCACCTCCCCTCGATAAAAAGACCATTGACCCTGTTTTCGTAATTTAAATATTTCAGCAATGGACTTCAATGCAAAGTTGAAGTCCATTATTTACAAAATTTAACATATTTTAATGTTCTCTTACTTTTCCCTTGACAGGACAATTCATTTCTTTTTATCTCTTACTATACTATTCATGTTTTTTATTTTCCTTTAAGTTTTCGATTTTTCTTAAATTCAAGAGGAGAAAGCCTTGTCTGACGCAAGCGCTTACGGCAATAAAATCTGGACCAAATCCTATGCCCAAGGTGTTCCCCGGAACATCGACTATCAGGACATTCTGATCCCCCAGTATCTTGAGCAGTCCGCAGCGAACTTTCCGGACAATCAGGCGTTGATCTTCCAGGGATACGCCATGACCTATACGGATCTGAATGACACTGTTTGCAGGTTTGCCGCGGCCCTTAAAGCATTGGGCATACAAAAGGGGGACCGGGTGGCTATTTTGCTGCCCAATATCATCCCCTGCGTGGTCGCTTATTATGCCGCATTAAAAATCGGCAGTATTGTTGTATTGAACAACCCCTTGTACGCGGACAGGGAACTTGAGCGCCAATTCACGGATTCCGGCGCCACACTTTTAATCACCCAGGATATTTTTGTTGACCGCATGGTAAAACTGCGGGAAAAAACCGATATTGAGACCATTATTTATGCCTCCATCGGTAATTATATGCCCTTTTTTAAACGCCTGCTTTTCCCCCTGGCAGCGCCCCAAAAAGGGCTGACCAAAGACGTCCCCCCAGGCCCCGGCATTTATAACTTCCAGGATTTGATCGCCGAATCCGCTCCGGACACGGTTCAGGCGGATGTGACCATGGATGATGTGGCCATGTATCAATACACCGGCGGCACCACAGGGGCCTCCAAAGGCGTCATGCTCACCCACAAAAACATCTCCTACCAGGTTCAGCAGTTCGCCGCCTGGTTTCCCGAATTTGTGGAAGGCCGGGAAACCATGCTCGGTGCCCTGCCCTTTTTTCATGTATTCGGCATGTCCACCTCCATGAACTACGCCATCAAAATGGGATGGCGCAATGTTCTGTTACCCAAGCCCCAGTCCAAGCCGCTTTTGGATGCCATCTCCAAATTCAAAGTATCCTTTGCACCCATGGTACCCACCATGTACATCGGGATATTGGAGCACCCGGATATCGAAAAAACGGATCTAAGTTCAATACGGGCCAGCTTCTCAGGTTCTGCCCCCCTTTCGCTGGAGGTCATCAACAATTTTCAACAAAAAACAGGAGCCATTATTGTGGAGGGCTTCGGCCAGACCGAATGTACCCCGGTCACACATATAAACCCCTTTCATGGCAAACGGGTTGTGGGCAGTATCGGACTCCCCCTCCCGGACACAGTCTGTAAAATTGTGGACCTTGAAGACCCTGACAGGCAGGTACTCATAGGCGAGTCCGGAGAGCTTCTCATTAAAGGTCCCCAGGTGATGAAAGGCTATCTGAACCAGCCAGATGCCACCGCCAAGGTCATCACCCAAGATGGATTTTTGCGGTCGGGGGACATTGCCCAGATGGACGAAAACGGTTATTTTTATATTGTTGACCGCATAAAGGATATTATCATCTCCAGCGGTTTCAATGTCTATCCCAGGGATATTGACGAAGTACTGTGTGAACATCCCAAAATCATTGAAGCCTGTGCCGTGGGCATCCCCCATCCCAAACGCGGTGAAGCCGTCAAAGCCTTTGTTGTTCTCAAAGACGATGAGGCAATGACGGAACAGGAGGTTATTGATTATTGTGCCACCAAACTTGCCAGGTACAAACTGCCTGTGGCCGTGGCGTTCAGAGATGAACTTCCCAAATCCAATGTCGGAAAAATTTTAAAAAAAGAATTAAGGAGTCAAGAGTACAATAAACAATCACCCTTTTTAGTAAATTTTTGATTTATTCCCCCCAAAAATTATCCTTAGGGTAAGCGGTATTCCTTTTTGAAATTAT
This window contains:
- a CDS encoding TIGR04211 family SH3 domain-containing protein, with the protein product MIKPVSRICAVILIIVGTTALSHAQTAYVSDMLILTFREGPGPNYPVLSALKSDTPLTVIGEKNGYLKVALSSGEQGWVDKSYVVTDPPKSMIIDQLKKENAALEEKIQVLSEKSDQVLMEQLKNENQSLIQTVETLKSRYTALKTASANITDVLEENKQLKNQNTSLSVTLDQQKGKNEFLYKTGMIKWFLAGVGVLLLGWLIGLSISSRQGGSRSLLD
- a CDS encoding long-chain fatty acid--CoA ligase — encoded protein: MSDASAYGNKIWTKSYAQGVPRNIDYQDILIPQYLEQSAANFPDNQALIFQGYAMTYTDLNDTVCRFAAALKALGIQKGDRVAILLPNIIPCVVAYYAALKIGSIVVLNNPLYADRELERQFTDSGATLLITQDIFVDRMVKLREKTDIETIIYASIGNYMPFFKRLLFPLAAPQKGLTKDVPPGPGIYNFQDLIAESAPDTVQADVTMDDVAMYQYTGGTTGASKGVMLTHKNISYQVQQFAAWFPEFVEGRETMLGALPFFHVFGMSTSMNYAIKMGWRNVLLPKPQSKPLLDAISKFKVSFAPMVPTMYIGILEHPDIEKTDLSSIRASFSGSAPLSLEVINNFQQKTGAIIVEGFGQTECTPVTHINPFHGKRVVGSIGLPLPDTVCKIVDLEDPDRQVLIGESGELLIKGPQVMKGYLNQPDATAKVITQDGFLRSGDIAQMDENGYFYIVDRIKDIIISSGFNVYPRDIDEVLCEHPKIIEACAVGIPHPKRGEAVKAFVVLKDDEAMTEQEVIDYCATKLARYKLPVAVAFRDELPKSNVGKILKKELRSQEYNKQSPFLVNF